Proteins encoded together in one Variovorax paradoxus window:
- a CDS encoding YchJ family protein has translation MSATVPTTGPCPCGRTDRRDKPIGYALCCGRYLEDFEGTPAPDAESLMRSRYTAFVLERGPYLLATWHASKRPASIEFEPGVKWLGLDIRSRSVLDADHAEVEFVARQRSSTGTATRLHERSRFVREGDRWFYLEGDLQTPG, from the coding sequence ATGAGCGCCACTGTTCCCACCACCGGACCCTGCCCCTGCGGCCGCACGGACCGTCGAGACAAGCCCATCGGCTACGCATTGTGCTGCGGCCGCTACCTCGAAGACTTCGAGGGCACGCCCGCACCGGATGCCGAATCGCTGATGCGTTCGCGCTATACCGCCTTCGTGTTGGAGCGGGGGCCCTACCTGCTGGCCACCTGGCACGCGTCGAAGCGGCCGGCTTCGATCGAGTTCGAGCCCGGCGTGAAATGGCTGGGCCTGGACATCCGCTCGCGATCGGTGCTCGACGCAGACCACGCAGAGGTCGAATTCGTCGCGCGGCAGCGCAGCAGCACCGGCACCGCCACGCGGCTTCACGAGCGCAGCCGCTTCGTGCGGGAAGGCGATCGCTGGTTCTACCTCGAAGGCGACTTGCAGACTCCTGGTTGA
- the thiC gene encoding phosphomethylpyrimidine synthase ThiC — translation MNAPDKFTSLLSLTREPFPASHKCLIPGSRPDLNVPVRDVLLTNGETVSLYDTSGPYTDAKVEIDVRRGLPDVRGAWVIERNDTESYEGRTHHALDDGAKNEDRDAQRLAELRAGASALQRTPRRAKSGANVTQMHYARRGIVTPEMEYVALRENGKREWMAEYLANEERAKRVAGNPMGASIPRIITPEFVRDEVARGRAIIPANINHPEVEPMAIGRNFKVKINANIGNSAVTSSIEEEVEKLVWAIRWGADNVMDLSTGKNIHTTRDWIVRNSPVPIGTVPIYQALEKVGGVAEDLTWEIYRDTLIEQAEQGVDYFTIHAGLRLPFIHLTADRMTGIVSRGGSIMAKWCIAHHKESFLYERFEDICDIMKAYDVSFSLGDGLRPGSGADANDEAQFAELRTLGELTQVAWKHDVQTMIEGPGHVPMHMIQANMDEQLKHCHEAPFYTLGPLTIDIAPGYDHISSAIGAAMIGWAGTAMLCYVTPKEHLGLPDRDDVKQGIIAYKIAAHAADVAKGHPGARSRDDALSKARFEFRWQDQFNLGLDPDTAREFHDETLPKDSSKVAHFCSMCGPKFCSMKITQEVREYAARKGVAEAEAMAEGMEEKSKEFMAGGGEIYIPIRPVA, via the coding sequence ATGAATGCCCCCGACAAGTTCACCTCCCTGCTCTCGCTCACGCGCGAGCCGTTTCCCGCCTCGCACAAGTGCCTGATTCCGGGCAGCCGGCCCGACTTGAACGTCCCGGTGCGCGACGTTCTGCTGACCAACGGCGAGACCGTTTCGCTCTACGACACTTCGGGCCCCTACACCGACGCCAAGGTAGAGATCGACGTGCGCCGCGGCCTGCCCGACGTGCGCGGTGCATGGGTGATCGAGCGAAACGACACCGAAAGCTACGAGGGCCGCACCCACCACGCGCTGGACGACGGCGCCAAGAACGAGGACCGCGACGCCCAGCGCCTGGCCGAACTGCGCGCCGGCGCGTCGGCCCTGCAGCGCACGCCGCGCCGCGCCAAGTCCGGCGCCAACGTGACGCAAATGCACTATGCCCGCCGCGGCATCGTCACCCCCGAGATGGAGTACGTGGCACTGCGCGAGAACGGCAAGCGCGAGTGGATGGCCGAGTACCTGGCCAACGAGGAGCGCGCCAAGCGCGTGGCCGGCAACCCGATGGGCGCGAGCATTCCGCGCATCATCACGCCCGAGTTCGTGCGCGACGAAGTGGCGCGCGGCCGCGCGATCATTCCGGCGAACATCAACCATCCCGAAGTCGAGCCGATGGCCATCGGCCGCAACTTCAAGGTGAAGATCAACGCCAACATCGGCAACTCGGCCGTCACTTCGAGCATCGAGGAAGAAGTGGAAAAGCTGGTGTGGGCGATTCGCTGGGGCGCCGACAACGTCATGGATCTTTCGACCGGCAAGAACATCCACACCACACGCGACTGGATCGTGCGCAACTCGCCGGTGCCGATCGGCACGGTGCCGATCTACCAGGCGCTCGAAAAGGTGGGCGGCGTGGCCGAAGACCTCACATGGGAGATCTACCGCGACACGCTGATCGAGCAGGCCGAGCAGGGCGTCGACTACTTCACCATTCATGCGGGCCTGCGGCTGCCGTTCATTCACCTGACCGCCGACCGCATGACGGGCATCGTCTCGCGCGGCGGTTCGATCATGGCCAAGTGGTGCATCGCGCACCACAAGGAGAGTTTTCTCTACGAGCGCTTCGAGGACATCTGCGACATCATGAAGGCGTACGACGTGAGCTTTTCGCTCGGCGACGGCTTGCGCCCGGGCTCGGGTGCAGATGCGAACGACGAAGCGCAGTTTGCCGAACTGCGAACACTGGGCGAGCTGACGCAAGTCGCCTGGAAGCACGATGTGCAGACCATGATCGAAGGGCCGGGCCATGTGCCGATGCACATGATCCAGGCCAACATGGACGAGCAGCTCAAGCACTGCCACGAGGCGCCGTTCTACACGCTCGGCCCTCTGACGATCGACATCGCCCCCGGTTACGACCACATCTCCAGCGCCATCGGCGCCGCGATGATCGGCTGGGCCGGCACCGCGATGCTGTGCTACGTGACGCCGAAGGAGCACCTGGGCCTGCCCGACCGCGACGACGTGAAGCAGGGAATCATTGCGTACAAGATCGCCGCGCATGCGGCTGATGTGGCCAAGGGGCACCCGGGGGCACGTTCGCGAGACGATGCGCTGAGCAAGGCGCGCTTCGAGTTCCGCTGGCAAGACCAGTTCAACCTGGGGCTCGACCCCGACACGGCACGCGAATTCCACGACGAGACGCTGCCCAAGGATTCGAGCAAGGTGGCGCATTTCTGTTCGATGTGCGGGCCCAAGTTCTGCTCGATGAAGATCACGCAGGAAGTGCGCGAATACGCCGCCAGGAAGGGCGTGGCGGAGGCCGAAGCCATGGCCGAGGGCATGGAGGAAAAGTCGAAGGAGTTCATGGCGGGCGGCGGGGAGATCTACATCCCGATACGGCCCGTGGCCTGA